One genomic region from Evansella sp. LMS18 encodes:
- a CDS encoding transcriptional regulator SplA domain-containing protein produces the protein MDISHLREGDSVYVITRNPHTQSVAEIQEASVTEHPDHPGRLVMFLFEEYFPLTDDSAIFTTEEEAQKMYNVYFGDETLQCDWQI, from the coding sequence ATGGATATATCACATCTCCGGGAAGGTGACAGTGTATACGTTATAACAAGAAATCCCCACACACAATCAGTTGCAGAGATACAGGAGGCTTCCGTAACAGAACACCCTGACCATCCTGGACGGCTCGTTATGTTCCTTTTTGAGGAATACTTCCCTTTAACAGACGACAGTGCCATTTTCACTACCGAAGAAGAAGCACAAAAAATGTATAATGTTTATTTTGGAGATGAGACTCTGCAGTGTGACTGGCAGATTTAA
- a CDS encoding phasin family protein translates to MSDLLKKGFLLGLGAAVSGKERAEKYLDELLAKGKITPKEADEMYDSFMKKGQETEAKWSSRSKDSVRTMLIDDFELVPRDEFLQLQERVTLLESKLKEQAQTPENNDTNGSDNSSLDSSMNLYTTTESADSGNEEQKSHSTPRTDPEDPHNLSDEKEK, encoded by the coding sequence ATGAGCGACCTGCTAAAAAAGGGATTTCTGCTGGGACTGGGGGCCGCAGTATCAGGAAAGGAACGTGCAGAAAAGTATCTGGACGAATTACTTGCTAAAGGAAAGATTACACCGAAAGAAGCCGATGAGATGTATGACAGTTTTATGAAAAAGGGACAGGAAACCGAAGCAAAATGGTCGTCCCGCTCAAAGGATTCTGTCAGAACCATGCTTATCGATGATTTTGAATTAGTTCCACGGGACGAGTTCCTGCAGCTGCAGGAGCGGGTTACTTTACTGGAATCAAAACTGAAAGAACAGGCCCAGACACCTGAAAATAATGACACAAACGGTTCAGATAATTCTTCACTCGACAGCAGCATGAACTTATACACAACAACGGAGTCAGCTGACAGCGGCAATGAAGAACAAAAATCGCACAGTACACCAAGGACCGACCCTGAAGACCCTCACAATCTTAGCGATGAGAAAGAAAAATAA